CTGATTCATGTCATTTCCAAAGACCAAGGTTTCATTCAGGGTTTTGACGCTTACGGATTTCAGGATTCATTAGAAAACCTGACATGCCCTATCAAGCATGAGGGCATCTATTCGATGTTCATTCGGGAAATAATGCGGGCTTATGGGAAGCCAGGAAAGGACATTCCTCCTTATGAGAAGGATGGGGTGTTGTTTTAGGGTACTTCACAAAAGCGCGAAAAAGAGATACCGGTCTTTTATTGACATCCTACGGAATATATGTCAATAAAAACCGGCATGACGCGCCTAATTTGCTTCGATAACCATTTTGAATTTAATAGAAATCAAATGCAACCTAAGAATTACCCTCGTTGATCTTCTCAACGATATCAGCATCCAACTCATCCATAGAAACTTCCTCAATGTCCTTGAAGAGTTCTTTACCATCGCCTTTGTACATGTCCCGGATCAAGTCCTTGTGCTTTTCAATGATGACCCTTCTTTTGGGTTTCATGGTGGGGGTAAGCTCACCTCCCTCAATGGACCAATAGGCCGGCGCTAATCGGAAATCTTTGATCTTTTCCCATCGTCCAAAGTCTTGATTGGCTTTATCGACCAGTTTTTGGAAGAGCTTGATGATTTCCGGATTTTTGATCCTCTCACTTAAGTCAGCAGCCATGATGAACATTTTCCCTGCTTCTTCAATCAATTCCTCAAAATTCGGAACGATGATGGCTGCCGGAAATTTCTCCCCTTCTCCCACCACTATGGATTGCTCGATGAGGTTGGCCTCATTCAGCTTTTTCTCCAGCTGCTGTGGCGCAATGTAAAGCCCTCCAGATGTTTTGAAAAGCTCCTTCTTCCGTTCAGTGATCTTCAGGTAACCATCTTCAAGGGTACCAATGTCACCGGTTTTGAACCAGCCATCCTGAATGACCTGCTCGGTCATGTCATCATTCTTGTAGTATCCCTTCATCAGGTTAGGCCCATTGACCAAAATTTCGCCATCATCTGCCATCGAGACCTCAACTCCTTCGAGCGGTTTACCTACGTATCCAATTCTATAGTCTTCTACAGAGGATGTTGCTACGACGGGTGAAGTCTCCGTAAGGCCATAGCCTTCGATCACCTGGATCTCCGCAGCCCAGTAGACACGGGCCAATCGTTCCTGTAAAGCAGCTGCTCCGCAAATAATGGTCTTTATATTACCTCCCAGTGCTTCTTTCCACTTACTGAAAACAAGTTTACGAGCTACATTGAGTTGCTTCTGATAAATGATCCCCATGTCTGCACGTGGATCGTATTTCAGCCCCAAGCCGATCGCCCAGTTAAATATACCTTTCTTGATGCCCCCCAGTTCACTGCCTGTCTTCATGATTTTGGCATAGACTTTCTCAAGTAACCTTGGCACTGTGGTAAAGGCATGTGGTTTGACTTCTTTCAGGTTGTCACCAATCGTATCGATGCTCTCTGCATAGTAGACGCTTATTTTCAGCCAGATGTAAGCATAGATACACATTCGCTCGTAGACATGGTTCAACGGCAAAAAGCTTAAAGCCCTGTCACCTGCCACAAGATTAGAAAGCTGCTCATACGCCAACACATTGCTCACCAGGTTTTTATGCGTGAGCATCACCCCTTTCGGATTTCCGGTAGTCCCTGAAGTATAGATAATGGTAAGGAGATCATCTTCTTTGACTGCCGAACGATAAGGCTTCAATTCTTTGATCTCACGGCCTTCTGAAAGTGGCAGCAAGTCTTTCCAGTGCTTTTCATTTCTGATTTTATTGATTGTGAAGAGTTCCGTGGATGACTCCCTGCCTTTCAAGGCATTTTTTACATTGGCAAGAATCTCCTTATTTGACACAAAGAGCATCTTGACTTCCGATTGCTCAATGATGTATTGATAGTCCTTAGCGCCAATATTTGGATACATGGGGACCAATACCGC
This DNA window, taken from Cytophagales bacterium, encodes the following:
- a CDS encoding long-chain fatty acid--CoA ligase, coding for MRVFDLLFNQYTQHKLEDALCYKVKGEWIKYSTGNVISVSSRLSLALLEKGIKKGDKIGLISESRPEWNFIDFACQQIGAVLVPMYPNIGAKDYQYIIEQSEVKMLFVSNKEILANVKNALKGRESSTELFTINKIRNEKHWKDLLPLSEGREIKELKPYRSAVKEDDLLTIIYTSGTTGNPKGVMLTHKNLVSNVLAYEQLSNLVAGDRALSFLPLNHVYERMCIYAYIWLKISVYYAESIDTIGDNLKEVKPHAFTTVPRLLEKVYAKIMKTGSELGGIKKGIFNWAIGLGLKYDPRADMGIIYQKQLNVARKLVFSKWKEALGGNIKTIICGAAALQERLARVYWAAEIQVIEGYGLTETSPVVATSSVEDYRIGYVGKPLEGVEVSMADDGEILVNGPNLMKGYYKNDDMTEQVIQDGWFKTGDIGTLEDGYLKITERKKELFKTSGGLYIAPQQLEKKLNEANLIEQSIVVGEGEKFPAAIIVPNFEELIEEAGKMFIMAADLSERIKNPEIIKLFQKLVDKANQDFGRWEKIKDFRLAPAYWSIEGGELTPTMKPKRRVIIEKHKDLIRDMYKGDGKELFKDIEEVSMDELDADIVEKINEGNS